The following proteins are encoded in a genomic region of Glycine max cultivar Williams 82 chromosome 18, Glycine_max_v4.0, whole genome shotgun sequence:
- the LOC100799870 gene encoding uncharacterized protein — protein sequence MQSSEFETEKEAVQDCCSILQKTAHQVLLLLFFFFFFDFASYPTRTLGIIGIVSELYSGLTSKISSPIPIKIDETRVLNPPSSKPSPLLEFQATKSSKERSPKVTDCRSRRSPVVEALDSEGGSGDLLGCC from the exons ATGCAGAGCAGTGAGTTTGAGACAGAGAAAGAAGCAGTTCAAgattgttgttcaattttgcaAAAAACTGCCCATCAAGTACTTTtgttgctgtttttttttttttttttcgattttgctTCTTATCCAACCC GAACTCTAGGCATAATTGGGATTGTATCTGAACTATATTCAGGTTTAACCTCAAAAATTTCCTCTCCAATTCCGATCAAAATCGACGAAACAAGGGTACTTAACCCTCCAAGCAGCAAACCCTCACCGTTGCTGGAATTTCAG GCTACTAAATCATCAAAGGAAAGAAGCCCCAAAGTCACTGATTGCAGATCACGCAGAAGCCCAGTTGTTGAG GCTCTTGATTCGGAAGGTGGTTCTGGGGACTTGTTAGGGTGCTGCTGA
- the LOC121172628 gene encoding F-box/kelch-repeat protein At1g26930 yields the protein MLEGRSCVVPRLFPSSCQADDKWPFMTYLPDLDIKNGKRPLDPDGEEEPQSRKANRRVDSHHQGKTTQFLFQQQSCHADDSVVPQMDWDWRKGCESLSNWQRVEKTEAFSAQLLDEREPHCTGDSLVVSTDLQSNKQEEDQSEDSSDSGVQQSNEQQMEQEVEGDLLDASDQQPLEDQEEHHGGDSSDSSSLLPCMNWDNSIACLSHCSRSDYGSLASLNRSFWNTIRSGELYRWRRLNGIIEHWIYFSCALLEWEAYDPIRERWMHLPRMASNECFMCSDKESLAVGTELLVFGREMRSHVIYRYSLLTNSWTSGMRMNAPRCLFGSASLGEIAILAGGCDLDGHIMDSAELYNSENQTWVLLPSMNKPRKMCSGVFMDGKFYVIGGIGGKDSKLLTCGEEYNLQTRTWTEIPNMSPGRSARGAEMPATAEAPPLVAVVNNELYAADYADTEVKKYDKERRVWVTIGRLPERAVSMNGWGLAFRACGDMLIVISGPRTHGEGFIELNSWVPSEGPPQWNLLARKRSGNFVYNCAVMGC from the coding sequence ATGTTGGAGGGTCGTTCCTGCGTGGTTCCGAGGTTGTTTCCCAGCTCTTGCCAGGCGGATGACAAGTGGCCTTTCATGACATACCTGCCAGACTTGGACATAAAGAATGGCAAGCGCCCTTTAGACCCCGATGGGGAGGAAGAACCCCAGTCAAGGAAGGCTAATAGGAGAGTGGATTCTCACCATCAAGGCAAGACAACTCAGTTTTTGTTTCAACAACAATCATGTCATGCTGATGATTCTGTTGTTCCGCAAATGGATTGGGATTGGAGGAAGGGTTGTGAGTCGTTGAGTAATTGGCAAAGAGTTGAGAAGACTGAAGCCTTTTCTGCCCAGCTATTGGATGAACGAGAGCCGCATTGCACTGGAGATTCATTGGTGGTGTCCACTGACCTTCAATCCAATAAACAGGAGGAGGATCAATCCGAGGATTCATCAGATTCTGGTGTTCAGCAATCCAATGAACAGCAGATGGAGCAGGAGGTGGAAGGGGATTTGTTGGATGCCAGTGACCAGCAGCCACTTGAAGATCAGGAAGAACATCATGGTGGGGATTCATCAGATTCCAGTTCTCTTTTGCCCTGCATGAACTGGGACAACTCAATTGCTTGTCTCAGCCACTGTTCCAGGTCTGATTATGGCTCTCTGGCCTCACTGAATAGGAGCTTTTGGAACACAATCCGAAGTGGTGAGCTGTACAGGTGGAGAAGACTGAATGGCATAATAGAACACTGGATTTATTTTTCCTGTGCCCTCCTTGAATGGGAGGCCTATGATCCAATTCGTGAACGGTGGATGCATTTACCAAGGATGGCTTCTAATGAATGCTTCATGTGTTCGGATAAGGAATCTTTAGCCGTAGGAACTGAACTTCTTGTATTTGGCAGGGAGATGAGATCCCATGTCATTTACAGATACAGTCTTTTGACTAACTCATGGACATCTGGAATGAGGATGAATGCTCCAAGATGCTTATTTGGATCTGCTAGCTTGGGGGAGATTGCAATTTTGGCTGGCGGGTGCGATTTGGACGGTCATATCATGGACTCTGCTGAACTGTACAATTCTGAGAATCAAACCTGGGTACTACTCCCTAGCATGAACAAGCCGAGGAAGATGTGCTCTGGGGTATTTATGGATGGAAAGTTTTATGTTATTGGTGGAATTGGTGGAAAAGATTCTAAGCTTCTTACTTGTGGTGAGGAGTACAATTTACAAACTAGAACATGGACAGAAATTCCTAACATGTCCCCTGGACGTAGTGCTAGGGGAGCTGAAATGCCAGCGACAGCTGAAGCACCACCCCTGGTTGCCGTTGTAAATAATGAATTATATGCTGCTGATTATGCTGACACGGAGGTAAAAAAATACGACAAGGAGCGAAGAGTGTGGGTTACCATTGGGAGACTACCTGAGCGAGCAGTGTCAATGAATGGTTGGGGTCTTGCCTTCAGGGCATGTGGAGATATGCTTATTGTCATCAGTGGACCAAGGACTCATGGTGAGGGTTTTATTGAACTCAATTCATGGGTGCCCAGTGAAGGACCTCCACAGTGGAATCTACTCGCCAGAAAACGGTCTGGCAACTTTGTCTATAATTGTGCTGTGATGGGATGTTGA